The segment AAACTCTGGGGCTAAAATGTTTATGGCTTGCTTTGAGGATGCTTCATCGCCAACATGGGAAAATATGATTGGTGGTCAAATTAATATGCGTGATGCTATTAATAAGACGATTGAATTTACACAACAATCCAATGGCAAAACGTACAAGTTAAATGATAAAACGGCTGTACTTTTAGTGCGTCCTAGAGGGTTACATTTATTAGAGAAGCATGTACTTGTTGATGGAGAGCCGATTTCTGGGAGCTTCTTTGATTTTGGCTTATATCTATTCCATAATGCTAAAAATGCATTGGCACAAGGAACAGGACCTTATTTCTACCTACCAAAGCTTGAAAGTCATTTAGAAGCACGTCTATGGAATGATGTCTTTGTATTTGCTCAAGACTATATTGGTATTCCACAAGGCACAATTAAGGCAACAGTCTTAATTGAAACAATTTTAGCAGCATTTGAAATGGATGAGATTTTATATGAGCTTCGAGAGCATTCAGCAGGGCTAAATTGTGGCCGTTGGGATTATATTTTCAGTTATATTAAGCGTCTACGCAATCAACCTGATGTTATTTTGCCAGACCGTGGGCAAGTAACGATGACGGTGCCATTTATGAAGGCATATACATCATTATGTATACAAACATGTCATAAGCGTAATGCGCCAGCAATGGGCGGTATGGCTGCGCAAATTCCTGTTAAAAACGATGATGAGGCGAATGCTATAGCATTTGCAAAGGTTGCAGAGGACAAACGTCGTGAGGCAACAGAGGGGCACGATGGTACATGGGTAGCACATCCAGGTATGGTTGCAACAGCAATGGAGCAATTTGATGCTATTATGCCAACACCGAATCAAATTCATAAAAAGCGTGAGGATGTACATGTTACAGCAGAAGATTTAGTAGCTGTGCCAGAGGGAACAATTACACTTGAAGGTCTTCGCATTAACTGTAGTGTTGGTGTCCAATATATTGCTTCATGGCTTCGTGGTAATGGTGCTGCGCCAATTAATAATTTGATGGAGGATGCTGCGACAGCAGAAATTTCTCGTACACAAGTATGGCAATGGATTCGACATCCAAAAGGTATTTTAGAGGATGGTCGTGGTATTACATTAGCATTTGTATTAGAAATCTTGGAGGAGGAGCTTGTGAAAATTAAAGAGGCTGTTGGGGAACAAGCCTATAACAATGGTCGCTATGAGGAAGCTGCTGAATTGTTTAAATCTTTAATTGAACAAGATGAATTTGCGGAATTCTTGACGCTCCCAGGATATGAAAAATTAGCATAAACAATAAATCTACTATCTTAATCAAACTTTCCTATTCCACTTTATTTAAAGAAATGAGCACGAGTTATCAAAAGGGGTCTATTTATAAAATGTAAGAGATTTAAAGGGGGAAAGATGTCTTGCTAGCTTAGATGGGGAGCTAGTAAGGCATTTTTTTGTATGGAAATCTGCATGACTGTATGTCTATGCGGATTTTTTATTTTTCAATGCTATTTATTTTTGTTATACTATTTATATAACAAAAATGGAGTTGATAACAATGTTTATTCAAATAGAGCCAAATTCTGATGTACCGATCTATGAGCAGGTGACACGTCAAATTATTGAAGGAATTGCAAGGGGAGAAATGAAACCAGGTGATACTTTACCTTCTGTGCGAAGTTTAGCTGCTGATTTAGGGGTGAATATGCATACAGTCAATAAGAGCTATCATGAATTGGAGGCAAAAGGTATTATTACCATACGGGCCAAATCGGGAGCAATTGTACGCTCTACAGAGGAAAGAGCTTTAACGCCTGAACAATTGCGACAAATTGAAAAGAATTTAAAGCCTGTTGTGGCAGAAGGTATGGTGCTTGGCGCAACAGCAGAACAAATTGAGCACATGATGAAAAAGGTATTTGCTGATTTACAAATACCAGCAGAGGGAGTGTAGCAAAATGTTACTTGGTGTTTTTAGTATAATCTACATCATAACGTTAATTTTGCAAATCATTGTGCCATTTATTGTCCGGGAAACGATTGTTTTTGGCGTAACAGTGCCAGAGCAAAATATTAAACATTCTACTTTAGCTAAGATGAAAAAGCGTTATACTCAAATTGTAGGAAGTGCAGGTTTTTTCTTGTTCATTATCATGGTTATTAGTTATAAAATGCTAGCTCCATCTGAATCCATGCAAAGCTTTGTTCTCCTTGGCTGCTTATTTGGTATGTTAATCGTAAGCATGCTGCTATACTGGGTGAATTATCAAAAGGTATCTGCGCTGAAAAAGCAGGAACAGTGGGGGCTGCATATTAAGCAGGTGCGAGCAGTTGACTTAACAGCACGTAGTCGCGATGAAATGCTACCATGGTCATTTTTTGCTGTGCCTCTAGCCATCCCTATATTTTTAATGATTTATACGGTGCTGCATTATGATCAAATGCCAGCAAATATAGCGGTGCACTGGGGACCAAATGGGGAAGCAGATGCTTGGAAAGCTAAAACATACTTCACAGCTATGTCATTGCCGATACTTATGCTGTTGATGCAATGCATGATGTGGGGAATTGCAGATTCCATTAAACGATCTGCCATTAAGCTAGCAGTGAATCGCAAGGAGGAATCATTGGAGGATCAACTAAAGACACGTAAATATATAAGTTGGAATCTTCTATTGGTAAGCTATGCTTTAACAATTTTATTGACGGTGTTGCAGTTAAGCAATATTTATCCTTCTATAATTGAGGGCTATAAACTTTTACCACTGTTTATTTTATTTTTAGTTGTTGTGCTTGGCTCACTAGTAGTGTATGCAATGAAAAAACATAAGCATAAAGTACACTATAAGGAAAGTATTGATTCACAAGTAATGGATGTCGATGAAGACCGCTATTGGAAGGGCGGTTTAATTTATATGAATCGCCATGACCCATCTGTTTTTGTGGAAAAACGCTTTGGTATCGGCTGGACAATGAACCTTGCTAACCCTAGAGGTTATATTGTGATTGGCTTGCCATTTATCTTATTACTGTTGATTTCCATTTTTTCATTATAAAATAGTCATAACTACTAATAAAAATTCGTTCCAAGTGAGCGGATTTTTTATTTTGATTGAACGGGGGCAGGCTAATGAAAATACTTGTTGTTGATGATGATGTGCATATTTTACAGCTTGTAACAATTTATTTAACAAAAGAGGGCTATCAGGTGCTTTGTGCAAAAAATGGGCAGCAGGCATTGGCATTATTGGAGGAAAATGTACCTGATTTAGCTGTAGTTGATGTGATGATGCCAGGAATGGACGGTTTTACATTAACAGAGATATTAACACAGCAATATGATATTTCCGTTTTATTATTAACAGCAAAGGGTGCATTAGCCGATAAGGAGCGGGGCTTTTTGGCAGGCTCAGATGATTATGTTGTCAAGCCGTTTGAACCAAAAGAGTTATTATTTCGTATAGCGGCTATACTACGCAGGTTGGATAAAAGCAATCAAGCAACCACTCAGGTAGGGAACCTTATCATTGATCGCCGAAGCTTTGAGGTTGGGATTGGGGAAGATACGCTTCTATTGCCTCTAAAGGAATTTGAATTACTAGCATTACTGGCTTCACGTCCGAATCAGGTATTTACACGCAGCTATATTATGGAACAAATATGGGGCTATGACTATGACGGAGATGAGCAAACATTGACTACACATATTAAACGAATTCGTGAACGATTAAATCGCTATCAGACAGCTGTTACCATTACAACAGTGCGAGGCGTTGGCTATAAGTTAGAGGAAACTAGATGAAAACGTTATATGGAAAATTTGTTATTATAACGATGCTTGTAATGGTTGGTAGTATGGGTATTGGCTTTTTAGCGACAAATACTTATTATCATCAAGTAGTAAAAGCTAAAAACGATGCGAAAAATGTAAAAATCGCACAGGATATTGTCAACTATATTGAAACGGCTAAACCACAGGATTTAGATAATTATTTAGCAACACTTGGCGATATTGGCTATCAAATTTATGTAACAACTGGTGATGAAGCACGCTTTTTTGGTGGGCAATATCGTGATAAAACATTGCCACAGTCGGTTATTGAGGATGTATTAGGTGGAGAAATCTATCATGGTATGCGGGACTTTCCAAAAGAAACCTTTGTAACAGGCTTTTTTGCGAATGAGCTTATTAATACAATTGGTGTACCCTTTCGTTATAATGATCAATCCTATGCATTATTTATTCGACCAGATATTCGACTATTATTTTCAGAAGTGCATACAATACTTGCTGGGTTAATTTTAGTGATGACAATATTGAGCCTACTTGCGATGCTATTGTTTGCAAGAGCATTGATTCGACCAATTACAAAGCTAACGGCTGCAACACATCAGCTTGCACATGAAAAGTTTGATACAGCACTTGATATTGAGCGGGCAGATGAAATAGGTCAATTAGCAACGAGCTTTACGATTATGACTGAAAAATTACAGGAAAATGATCGTATACGAAAGGAGTTTATTAGCAATGTATCACATGATTTTCAGTCGCCATTGCTAAATATTCAAGGCTATGTTGATCTCCTGAAAAATCCACAATTATTAGAGCAGGAACGGCAGGAGTATGCAACAATTATTGAGCTTGAAACAAAACGTCTATCTACATTAACAAAGCAATTATTATTACTAACATCACTCGATCAATCCACAAGAATAATGACACAACAGCCCTATCGCTTGGATGAGCAGCTAAAAGAAACGATAAGAAAATATCGTTGGCAGATTGAAGAGGCACAGCTCCAGCTTAGTTACAAAATGGAACAAATAATATATAAGGGAGATGCAGAGCTGCTCCAAAATGTTTGGGATAATTTGCTAACAAATGCTATCAAATATAATAAAGAGCATGGGCAGATCGATATCCGCCTGCTGGAGAAGACAAACTCTATTGATATTTTTATCGAGGATAATGGTATTGGAATGACATCTGAGCAATTATCAAAAGTATATGAACGTTTTTACCGTGCAGATACTTCTAGAACGAGGCAGGGCACAGGGCTGGGATTAGCGATTGTAAAGCAAATTATTGAGCTGCATGGTGGCACTATACAAATGGAAAGTGCTATAAATGCTGGCACAAAGGTTACTATTCATTTGCCTAAACTGTTATAAGAAGTTCATATAAAGTTTATATTCACACGATAAACTCCTTATTAAGTTAAATACGCTTAGAAGGAGTTATCGTATGGAACAAAAATGGAGTATACGTCTTATTCGGTTAGCAGCGATTTTTGCGTTCATTGGCACATACTTAGGAACACATATGTCAGGCTCAGGTAGCTATGAATATCGACCAATCCATGCACATATTTTACTTGTTGGCTGGTTGACTATGTTTGCGTGGGGTATTTTTTATCGTGTTTTCCAAGTAAAATCGCCAAAATTAATAATGATTCATGGCTGGACAGCGATTCTCGGTGTTTTTGGTTTAACAGTGGGAATGTGGTTTTATACAATGAACCCGTTTCATTTAGACGACACCTTTACGTTAGTATTCTTTATTATAGGTGGCACTACATTGTTAATTAGCTTTGCTTTATTTATTGTTGTCACATTTATGATTCGAAAATAATAACAACGCCCATATCATAGGCTAGTTTGTGATATGGGCGTTTTGATTAGCAGAGGTGAAGAAAATGCCACTGATCGAGGGTTTACTTTATTCCATATTTTCGAGTGATCTTTTTAACCACATTGTTGCTTCTTGATAGTCTTGTGCGACACCAAGTCCCTTTTTGTAAAGCATACCAAGCTGATACTGTGCCTTTTGATGCCCTTGATTGGCCGCAAGTCGATAGAGCTGGGCAGCTCTTGCAAAATCCTTTGGTACACCTTGTCCATGAATGTGCATTTGAGCTAATTGATATTGAGCCTTTGCATGCCCCTTTGCTGCAGCCTGTTCAATCCATTTTGCTGCCTCCGTGTAATCCTGCTCAACGCCCTTTCCTTTATCAAATAAATTACCAAGCTGATATTGTGCACCTGCATGTCCCTGAATCGCAGCTAACCGATAGCATCTACGTGCCTCCTCAAGGTCTAGAGCAACCCCTAATCCTTGCTCATACAATAGCCCTAATTGATACTCCGCCTGAATATGTGATTGATCGGTTGCCGCTCTCCACCATTTTGCCGCTTCCGTATAATTTACAGGAATATCCGTTCCTGCTGTTAGTAATAGCCCAAGCTCATATTGTGCATC is part of the Lysinibacillus sp. FSL K6-0232 genome and harbors:
- a CDS encoding DUF1648 domain-containing protein yields the protein MLLGVFSIIYIITLILQIIVPFIVRETIVFGVTVPEQNIKHSTLAKMKKRYTQIVGSAGFFLFIIMVISYKMLAPSESMQSFVLLGCLFGMLIVSMLLYWVNYQKVSALKKQEQWGLHIKQVRAVDLTARSRDEMLPWSFFAVPLAIPIFLMIYTVLHYDQMPANIAVHWGPNGEADAWKAKTYFTAMSLPILMLLMQCMMWGIADSIKRSAIKLAVNRKEESLEDQLKTRKYISWNLLLVSYALTILLTVLQLSNIYPSIIEGYKLLPLFILFLVVVLGSLVVYAMKKHKHKVHYKESIDSQVMDVDEDRYWKGGLIYMNRHDPSVFVEKRFGIGWTMNLANPRGYIVIGLPFILLLLISIFSL
- a CDS encoding sensor histidine kinase, with the protein product MKTLYGKFVIITMLVMVGSMGIGFLATNTYYHQVVKAKNDAKNVKIAQDIVNYIETAKPQDLDNYLATLGDIGYQIYVTTGDEARFFGGQYRDKTLPQSVIEDVLGGEIYHGMRDFPKETFVTGFFANELINTIGVPFRYNDQSYALFIRPDIRLLFSEVHTILAGLILVMTILSLLAMLLFARALIRPITKLTAATHQLAHEKFDTALDIERADEIGQLATSFTIMTEKLQENDRIRKEFISNVSHDFQSPLLNIQGYVDLLKNPQLLEQERQEYATIIELETKRLSTLTKQLLLLTSLDQSTRIMTQQPYRLDEQLKETIRKYRWQIEEAQLQLSYKMEQIIYKGDAELLQNVWDNLLTNAIKYNKEHGQIDIRLLEKTNSIDIFIEDNGIGMTSEQLSKVYERFYRADTSRTRQGTGLGLAIVKQIIELHGGTIQMESAINAGTKVTIHLPKLL
- a CDS encoding GntR family transcriptional regulator gives rise to the protein MFIQIEPNSDVPIYEQVTRQIIEGIARGEMKPGDTLPSVRSLAADLGVNMHTVNKSYHELEAKGIITIRAKSGAIVRSTEERALTPEQLRQIEKNLKPVVAEGMVLGATAEQIEHMMKKVFADLQIPAEGV
- the aceB gene encoding malate synthase A — its product is MEQATTGKLKIIGEQNEQTNEILTPEALEFILALHEKFDARRKELLEARQERQKRLDAGEKLDFLPETKHIREGDWTIAPLPADLQDRRVEITGPVDRKMVINALNSGAKMFMACFEDASSPTWENMIGGQINMRDAINKTIEFTQQSNGKTYKLNDKTAVLLVRPRGLHLLEKHVLVDGEPISGSFFDFGLYLFHNAKNALAQGTGPYFYLPKLESHLEARLWNDVFVFAQDYIGIPQGTIKATVLIETILAAFEMDEILYELREHSAGLNCGRWDYIFSYIKRLRNQPDVILPDRGQVTMTVPFMKAYTSLCIQTCHKRNAPAMGGMAAQIPVKNDDEANAIAFAKVAEDKRREATEGHDGTWVAHPGMVATAMEQFDAIMPTPNQIHKKREDVHVTAEDLVAVPEGTITLEGLRINCSVGVQYIASWLRGNGAAPINNLMEDAATAEISRTQVWQWIRHPKGILEDGRGITLAFVLEILEEELVKIKEAVGEQAYNNGRYEEAAELFKSLIEQDEFAEFLTLPGYEKLA
- a CDS encoding response regulator transcription factor — its product is MKILVVDDDVHILQLVTIYLTKEGYQVLCAKNGQQALALLEENVPDLAVVDVMMPGMDGFTLTEILTQQYDISVLLLTAKGALADKERGFLAGSDDYVVKPFEPKELLFRIAAILRRLDKSNQATTQVGNLIIDRRSFEVGIGEDTLLLPLKEFELLALLASRPNQVFTRSYIMEQIWGYDYDGDEQTLTTHIKRIRERLNRYQTAVTITTVRGVGYKLEETR